The proteins below are encoded in one region of Sporosarcina sp. FSL K6-1508:
- a CDS encoding putative bifunctional diguanylate cyclase/phosphodiesterase, producing MHEDNKMINDLIRHDGSHSPEKMLRDLAYALDQSAIVAITDRMGKIVYVNEQFTKIAQYSKEELVGADHRIINSGFHPKKFFKDMWATMGRGHTWRGEIRNKAKDGSYYWVDTTIVPFLTDKGRPYQYISIRYDITSRKESERVIRDLAYNDQLTNLPNRTSFRKLLEQEVGEAKRQGTNLAFVYLNIDRLRNVNDSLGHEAGDYILSVVAKRLKKVLTEGHTIGRLSGDEFAFLLKNIRNAEHAEQLTQEVQQSLRVPIEVMGQSHVLSVSFGIALYPEHAKKPSELTMKAEKALSAAREHGGGGYEMYQHGTASKTLERILLENELRKSVDLGHFHLDYQPKMNLMTEELTGFEALVRWNHPDLGRIPPDKFIPVAEETKIIISLGEWVLRESCKQAKRWRDSGYSPFRIAVNMSAVQLEEPTILNVIKTILDETGVTTDLIEIELTESAFADREDMQEKIREIRALGISVSIDDFGTGYSTFSYIKELPADTVKIDMSFVQDIHENEDSRAIVQAIVTLADTVGLNVIAEGIEYEEQVDILKEVGCREGQGYYYSKPLSPDACEEFLRQTISNE from the coding sequence ATGCATGAAGATAATAAAATGATAAATGATTTAATCCGTCATGATGGTAGTCATAGTCCGGAAAAGATGCTTAGAGACTTGGCCTATGCACTTGATCAATCTGCAATTGTCGCAATTACAGATCGTATGGGAAAGATCGTATATGTAAATGAGCAATTCACGAAAATAGCTCAATATAGTAAAGAGGAATTAGTAGGAGCTGATCACCGGATTATTAATTCAGGTTTTCATCCCAAAAAGTTTTTTAAAGATATGTGGGCGACAATGGGTCGGGGACATACTTGGCGTGGGGAGATTCGTAATAAAGCCAAAGATGGTTCCTATTATTGGGTCGATACAACAATTGTTCCGTTTTTAACGGATAAAGGAAGACCATATCAATATATTTCCATCCGTTATGATATTACCTCCCGTAAAGAGTCGGAGCGAGTGATTCGAGATCTTGCGTATAACGATCAATTGACGAATTTGCCTAATCGGACTTCGTTCCGGAAACTATTGGAACAAGAAGTGGGTGAGGCGAAAAGGCAGGGTACGAATCTCGCCTTTGTTTATCTTAATATTGATCGGCTACGTAATGTGAACGACTCACTTGGTCATGAGGCGGGCGATTATATTTTGTCTGTTGTTGCGAAAAGACTGAAGAAGGTTTTGACGGAAGGACATACAATTGGCCGACTTTCGGGTGATGAGTTTGCCTTTCTTCTGAAAAATATACGAAATGCAGAACATGCTGAACAACTAACGCAGGAAGTACAGCAAAGTTTAAGGGTGCCGATTGAGGTAATGGGACAGTCGCATGTACTATCGGTGAGTTTTGGCATTGCTTTATATCCCGAACATGCGAAAAAGCCTTCGGAGCTGACGATGAAAGCGGAAAAAGCACTTTCTGCTGCCAGGGAACATGGGGGCGGCGGATATGAAATGTATCAGCACGGAACAGCGTCTAAAACATTGGAGCGGATTTTGCTGGAGAATGAGCTGCGGAAAAGCGTGGATCTTGGTCATTTCCATCTCGACTATCAACCTAAGATGAACTTGATGACAGAAGAATTGACAGGTTTCGAAGCCCTAGTCCGCTGGAATCATCCTGATCTCGGTAGGATTCCGCCGGATAAATTCATTCCGGTGGCAGAAGAGACGAAAATTATTATCTCGCTCGGGGAATGGGTACTACGTGAATCCTGTAAACAGGCTAAAAGATGGCGAGATAGCGGGTACAGTCCCTTTCGGATTGCTGTTAACATGTCCGCAGTCCAGTTGGAGGAACCGACAATCTTAAATGTGATTAAAACGATTCTTGACGAAACAGGTGTCACCACAGATTTAATTGAAATAGAATTAACGGAAAGTGCATTTGCGGACAGAGAAGACATGCAGGAGAAAATTCGTGAAATAAGAGCTTTGGGGATTTCGGTGTCGATCGATGACTTTGGAACAGGGTATAGTACTTTTAGTTATATTAAGGAACTGCCGGCTGATACAGTGAAAATCGATATGTCCTTTGTACAGGATATCCACGAGAATGAAGATAGCCGGGCGATTGTTCAGGCAATAGTGACATTAGCAGATACAGTGGGACTGAACGTTATCGCTGAAGGCATAGAGTACGAAGAGCAAGTCGATATTTTAAAAGAAGTGGGTTGTCGGGAAGGGCAAGGGTATTACTATAGTAAACCACTGTCGCCTGATGCATGTGAAGAGTTCCTAAGGCAAACTATTAGTAACGAATAA
- the rocF gene encoding arginase: protein MEQLNISLIGVPLDFGQSRRGVDMGPSAIRYAGAVGRIESVGHRVRDEGNIQVSAVEPKKHSDSNLKNLDEVIQATTELAKKVSEVVEAGRFPLVLGGDHSIAIGTLAGLSDKYKNLGVIWYDAHADFNTAETSPSGNIHGMPLAVSVGLGHESLVNIHSEGRKVNPKNVVIIGARSVDPEERLLLKEQGVKVFTMHEIDRYGMTVVMEDALAYLRLREVDGVHLSLDLDGLDPLYTPGVGTPVPGGISYRESHLAMEMLEDSGMITSAEFVEVNPILDEKNKTADVAVGLMGSLFGEKLL, encoded by the coding sequence ATGGAACAGTTGAATATTTCACTAATAGGGGTACCGCTAGATTTCGGGCAAAGCCGTCGCGGGGTAGATATGGGACCAAGTGCGATCCGATATGCAGGTGCTGTCGGACGAATCGAATCTGTAGGTCATCGGGTAAGGGATGAGGGGAATATCCAGGTAAGTGCTGTGGAGCCTAAAAAACATAGCGATTCTAATCTGAAGAATCTGGATGAAGTCATTCAAGCGACTACGGAACTTGCGAAGAAAGTGTCAGAAGTTGTTGAGGCAGGCAGATTCCCGCTTGTGTTAGGCGGAGATCATAGCATTGCAATCGGAACTCTGGCCGGCCTGTCGGACAAATATAAAAATCTTGGTGTCATCTGGTATGATGCACATGCAGATTTCAATACAGCGGAGACATCGCCGTCCGGTAATATTCATGGTATGCCTCTTGCCGTAAGTGTGGGGCTTGGACATGAAAGTCTTGTCAATATACATAGTGAAGGGCGAAAAGTTAACCCGAAGAATGTGGTGATTATCGGTGCACGTTCAGTCGATCCCGAAGAGCGTTTATTGCTCAAGGAACAAGGCGTCAAAGTGTTCACGATGCATGAAATTGATCGCTATGGAATGACGGTGGTTATGGAAGACGCCCTTGCCTATTTGCGTTTACGCGAAGTTGACGGTGTCCACTTGTCACTTGACCTCGATGGGCTTGATCCGTTATATACACCTGGAGTTGGAACACCGGTGCCTGGCGGGATCAGTTATAGGGAAAGTCATCTTGCGATGGAAATGCTGGAAGATTCGGGAATGATTACATCGGCTGAGTTTGTTGAAGTAAATCCGATTCTGGATGAGAAAAATAAAACAGCTGATGTAGCAGTAGGTTTAATGGGTTCATTGTTTGGAGAAAAACTACTTTAA
- the sigW gene encoding RNA polymerase sigma factor SigW: MDDLINKRINEVLKGDQNAFEEVVTLFQHRLYQVCYRMLGNAQEAEDIAQEAFVRAYINIHTFDQKRKFSTWLFRIATNLCIDRIRKKKPDYYLDANVPGTDGLNMYSQIAASGELPEEEVERMEMQERIHYEIGRLPDKYRSVIILRYIEELPLQEIGDILELPLGTVKTRVHRGREALRKQMGNM, translated from the coding sequence TTGGATGATCTGATCAATAAACGAATAAATGAAGTCTTGAAAGGCGATCAAAATGCATTTGAAGAAGTAGTAACCTTATTTCAGCATCGCCTCTATCAAGTGTGCTATAGGATGCTTGGCAATGCCCAAGAGGCGGAAGATATTGCTCAGGAAGCGTTCGTACGTGCCTATATTAATATCCATACATTCGACCAAAAGCGGAAGTTTTCCACATGGTTGTTTCGGATAGCGACGAACTTGTGCATCGACCGAATCCGGAAAAAGAAACCCGATTATTATCTCGATGCGAATGTGCCGGGTACAGATGGTTTGAACATGTACTCACAAATTGCCGCTTCTGGCGAATTGCCGGAAGAGGAAGTAGAAAGAATGGAAATGCAGGAACGCATTCACTATGAAATAGGCAGGCTTCCAGACAAATATCGTTCCGTTATCATTTTAAGGTATATCGAAGAATTGCCATTGCAAGAGATTGGTGACATTTTGGAATTACCGCTAGGGACCGTAAAGACCCGTGTCCATAGAGGGCGGGAAGCGCTTCGGAAACAGATGGGTAATATGTAG
- a CDS encoding anti-sigma factor, giving the protein MNTCPEQIVHYMHAYLDGDISRDEERLLKEHLDSCKECKEIMNGLTESIAFIGSAAKIKAPDSFVTNVMGRLPKEKSQAGVQRWLRTHPLFAAAAMFLILMSATLFSSYGNDQQFSVTKQPNLVVEGQTVLVPAGETVKGDIVVKNGELRIEGEVDGDVTVIHGSKYMASTAIVTGKSKEIDKAFDWLWYKMKKTATDIFSTSNDDKQEEK; this is encoded by the coding sequence ATGAATACGTGTCCGGAACAAATCGTTCACTATATGCACGCGTATTTAGACGGCGATATCAGCCGTGACGAAGAGCGGCTATTGAAAGAACATCTAGATAGCTGTAAAGAGTGCAAAGAAATTATGAATGGCCTAACGGAGTCCATAGCTTTTATAGGAAGTGCCGCTAAAATAAAAGCGCCGGACAGCTTTGTGACCAATGTGATGGGGCGTCTTCCAAAGGAGAAATCCCAAGCAGGCGTTCAACGCTGGTTGCGCACCCATCCACTTTTTGCAGCAGCGGCTATGTTTCTTATTCTGATGAGTGCAACGCTTTTTTCTAGTTATGGAAATGACCAACAGTTTTCGGTGACAAAACAACCGAATCTAGTGGTTGAAGGCCAGACAGTACTCGTCCCGGCAGGTGAAACTGTGAAGGGGGATATTGTAGTTAAAAATGGCGAACTTCGGATTGAAGGGGAAGTGGATGGCGATGTAACAGTTATCCACGGATCCAAATATATGGCTTCGACAGCAATTGTGACAGGGAAAAGCAAGGAAATTGACAAAGCATTTGACTGGCTCTGGTATAAGATGAAAAAGACAGCGACGGACATATTCTCAACTTCAAATGATGATAAGCAAGAAGAGAAATAA
- the cdaA gene encoding diadenylate cyclase CdaA — translation MPKWQELIDFSPVAAFINIIDVLLVWFVFYKLFTIIKGTKAVQLLKGIFVLIIARVLTEFFGLNTLLWMMDQVLRFGFLAIIIIFQPELRRALEQVGRGRLFARTMMQEEEERDRLIEAFVKSVSYMAKRRIGALISLEKETGLSEYIETGTGMDSMITSELLINIFIPNTPLHDGAVIIQRNRIAAAGCYLPLSESPFISKELGTRHRAALGISEVTDAVTIIVSEETGAVSLTVDGDIDRNLNMEEFEVRLRRVWFGSTPSNKNTSLWKWGRKNG, via the coding sequence ATGCCCAAATGGCAAGAATTAATTGATTTCAGTCCAGTAGCGGCATTTATTAATATCATAGATGTGCTTCTCGTCTGGTTTGTTTTTTATAAATTGTTTACGATCATTAAAGGAACGAAAGCGGTTCAATTGTTAAAAGGGATATTTGTACTTATCATTGCTCGTGTCCTAACTGAGTTTTTTGGCCTGAATACGTTGCTATGGATGATGGATCAAGTTCTGAGATTTGGATTTCTGGCTATTATTATCATTTTCCAACCCGAGCTGCGGCGTGCACTCGAACAGGTTGGCAGAGGACGATTATTTGCCCGCACAATGATGCAGGAAGAAGAAGAACGCGATCGGCTGATTGAAGCATTTGTAAAGTCGGTCAGTTATATGGCAAAACGCCGTATCGGAGCACTTATCTCACTTGAAAAAGAAACAGGTTTAAGTGAATATATTGAAACAGGCACCGGTATGGATTCAATGATCACGTCTGAACTTCTCATAAATATCTTCATTCCAAACACACCACTCCATGACGGTGCAGTTATTATCCAACGTAACCGTATTGCGGCAGCAGGCTGTTACTTGCCGCTGTCTGAGAGCCCGTTCATCTCAAAAGAGCTTGGTACTCGGCATAGAGCCGCTCTTGGGATTAGTGAGGTAACGGATGCGGTAACGATTATCGTGTCAGAAGAGACGGGTGCCGTTAGTCTTACAGTAGATGGAGATATAGATCGAAACCTGAACATGGAGGAGTTCGAAGTGCGGCTGCGTAGAGTCTGGTTCGGATCAAC